In Lacinutrix sp. Bg11-31, the DNA window CCTTCGAGAAGGAACTTTTGATGAAGCAGGAAAAGTAATTGCAGATGACGTTGTTATACAATATGGTGCTTTAGCAGAGGCTTTTATGGATTTTATTATTATTGGTATTACTGTATTTCTTGTTGTAAAAGGGATGAATAGGTTACGAGACAAATCTAATGACACTAAAGATAAAACAGTAAAAACACCAAAAGATATTCAATTACTTACAGATTTAAATGAGCTAATGGCAGAGCAGAATAAACTGCTTAAAGCTCAGTCTAAAAATGCATAAAAAAACAGCAAATGATATTTAATATCATTTGCTGCTTTTATCTAATCAATTATATAAAGTTTATAATTTAATTAGTGTTTTATGCAAATTTAAATCGTTTAGAACATCATTTGTAAATTTATAATGCCCTTTTGTTGTTATAATTCTAAATCTATGATCGTTCATTCTACTTAATACATCTATAAACCGCCATTTAGATTTTAATAAACGTGGTTTGTCGCTTTTTAAACCAATTTCAAAATAGTATTTTCTAGCACTCTTAGTTGCCGTTATATCTGGTGTAATTTTAACATCTCCATCTTGTTTAATGTAAGACTTTGGAGTTTCGTAACCTTCCACATCAGCTTTAATATTTTCGAACCCTAAGTTCTCTAAATAATTAACCGATTCTTTAAAAAATGCTGCGTTATCTTTTTTTTCTATCTGTATCATAATACTTCCAATATACAAACACATGCTTTGATTTTGCGTTAATGCCTTGTTAAACCATGGGTTTTTAACAGATTTTAAGAATAATGATATTGTTTATAGATAAGTACTTAAACTTAAATGTAACAATTACTATCTTTACGATATGAGTAAAAATAATTTTGGTTTAAATACCATTTGTGCGCATGTAGGCGAAATTAAAGATGAACAATTTAAAGGCGCAGTGTCTCCAATTTATTTATCAAGCTCTTACGAGTATATGGATGTAGACGTTAAGCGCTATCCACGCTATTTTAATACGCCAAATCAAGAACATTTATCCAAGAAAATCGCGGCATTAGAACGCAAGGAAACTGCAATGATATTTGGTTCTGGTATGGCAGCTATAAGTCATATGTTTTTAGCGTTTTTAAAATCTGGCGACCATATTGTAGTCCAAAATACATTATATGGAGGAACAAGTAACTTTATACGTGAGGAGTTTCCTAAATTTAATATAGATTTTACGTTTACAGACGGTTATAAAGTAGAAGATTTTGAAGCAGCTATAAAACCTAATACAAAATTAATTCATATAGAAACACCTTCTAATCCTTTGTTAACCATTACAGATATTAAAGCTGTAGCAAATTTAGGAAAAGCTAACAATATAATTACAAGTATAGATAACACGTTTGCTAGTCCTATAAACCAAACACCAGGAGACTTTGGTGTAGATTTAATTATGCACTCTGCAACCAAGTATTTTGGAGGACATAGTGATATTTGTGCAGGAGCAGTTACAGGCTCTAAGGAACATATGGATAGAATTTGGAATGTTTCTAAAAACCTTGGAGGCAGTTTAAGCGATTTTACAGTTTGGATGTTAGAGCGTAGCATGAAAACTATGGGACTTCGTGTTAAAAGACAAACCAAAAACGCTGGTAAAATGGCTAAGTGGTTAGAGAAAAACGATGCCGTTAAAAAAGTCTATTATCCAGGTTTAAAAAGCCATCCAGAACATGAATTAGCTAAAGCGCAAATGCATGGTTTTGGAGCGATGTTATCTTTTGAATTAGTAGATGGTTTAGATTCAGATAAATTTCAAAAAGCATTAAAATTAATAAAAGCTTCGCTGAGCTTAGCAGGTGTAGAAAGTACAGTTTTAAGTCCAGCCCAAACATCTCATTTCTTGCTAAGTCAAGAAGAACGAGATGCGGTAGGAATAAGTGATGGTTTAATTAGATTTTCTGTAGGTATAGAATCTGTAAAGGATTTAAAAAACGATATTCAACAAGCAATAAATACATTATAAAATTTTGCATAAAAAAAACAAACACAAAGAAGATTATAATTTCGAAAAACTAACTGAGGTTTTTCCAGAATTAATACCACACGTTTTCGTTAATAAATACGAAAAACAAACCATAGATTTTGCAGATGCTAAAGCTGTAAAAGCCTTAAATACAGCCTTGTTAAAAGCACATTACGGCATAGATTTTTGGCAATTTCCAGAAACTAATTTATGTCCTCCAATTCCTGGTCGTGTAGATTACATACATCATATAGCAGCGCTTTTAAAAGCTTCAAAATTAAACAAAAACATTACAGTTTTAGATATTGGTACAGGAGCATCTTGTATTTATCCTTTACTTGGTAATGCAGAGTATAACTGGAAATTTGTTGGTACAGATTGTAATAAAAAGTCTATCGCTTACGCCGAAAAAATAATTATTAAGAACAAGCTTAAAAAAGAGATTCAGTTAAAGCATCAGCCCAATACTGAAAGTGTTTTTCAAGGTGTTATAACAGCTACAGATACCTTTTCGGCATCCATTTGTAATCCACCATTCTATAAAGACGAAGCTGAAGCTTTTGAAGCAACTACACGTAAATTAAAAGGTTTAGGTAAACTTACAGACTCTGTAACAAGAAATTTTGCAGGTCAAGCTCACGAGTTATGTTTTAAAGGTGGTGAAAAAGCATTTTTACACACGTACCTTTATGAAAGTTCATTATTTAAAACACAATGCTTTTGGTACACTAGTTTAGTTTCTAATAAAGACAATATTAAGTCGATGAAGAAGTCTTTAGCAAAATTAGGTGCAACTACAGTTAAAGTAATAGAAATGAGCCAAGGTAATAAGAAAAGTAGAGTAGTAGCTTGGACGTTTTTAACGGAAAAGCAACAACAAGATTGGAATAAATAACAAATATATTGAAAGGCCAATAAAGCCTGACGCGCTTAAAAAACATATAATAAGATTCCCAATTTCATGGGAATAAAAAACAAGTTTTCAATGAAATTAGATATACTTGCCTTTGGAGCACATCCAGACGATATAGAACTAGGAGCAGGAGGAACAATAGCAAAAGCAATTGCCGAAGGTAAAAAAGTAGGCGTAATAGATTTAACAAAAGGCGAACTTGGTACTAGAGGTACAGAAGAAACTAGAAAAGCAGAAGCTGCAAATGCAGCTGAGATTTTAGGCTTGTCTATTAGAGAAAACTTAGGTTTTGCGGATGGTTTTTTTACTAATGATAAACAGCACCAATTAGAAGTAATTAAAATGCTTAGAAAATACCAACCAGAGATTGTGCTTTGTAATGCTATTGACGATAGACATATTGATCATGGAAAAGGAAGCAAACTAGTAAGTGATGCTTGTTTTTTAAGCGGATTAATTAAAATTGAAACAATGCTTGATGGTGTTATTCAAGAAAAATGGAGACCAAAGCACGTTTACCATTACATACAATGGAAGACTATAGAACCAGATTTTGTAGTAGATATTTCTAATTTTATGGAAATTAAGCAAAAATCTGTTAATGCTTATCAAACTCAATTTTTTAATAGTAAAAGTAATGAGCCAGAAACTCCAATAACAAGTAAAAGCTTTATTGATAGTGTAAATTATAGAGCTAAAGAGTTAGGTCGCTTAGTTGGAGTAGATTACGCCGAAGGTTTTACTGTAGAACGTTATATAACCGTTGATAGCTTATTCGACATAAAATAAAAAGAGTAAAATTTTAATTAAAATTATAATAAAAGTCTTTGTAGTAAAAAGGAATTAATTTACATTTGCACACGCATTAATAAAATGCGTATAAATGGTGATTGTAGCTCAGTTGGTTAGAGCATCGGTTTGTGGTACCGAGGGTCGCGGGTTCGAATCCCGTCTTTCACCCAAAAGCAAAAAGCTTCTCTGAAAAGAGAAGCTTTTTTTGTTACTATAATTTGGTGTTTGCTATAGAAGATGTAATTAAATATTAGATAGAATTTGAAAGCGCATTTCGTCTATTTCTATTTGTTATATATGGATGTTGGCAGTAGTATTTTATTCCTTATTCAAAAATTCAGTTACTAAAGTGTTCTTTTCAGATTCCATTTCACAAGTCCAACTGTCTATAAACCATCTTCCATTTTCATAATGTAGCTGAATGCTGTTTAGTCCTCTAATATTAGATTCAGTTTTTGGGTCAGTTCGTATTTCAAATGCGCTCCAAACTTGTGCAATATTTCCATACTTGTTAACTACTCGTTTTAGTTCCTTTTCGTAAAAATTCGCTTTAGGTGATAATCCGATTGGTATATATTCCGCTTCAAGAGTATGTGATTCCGCTTTCCCATTTTCGTCCAGCCTTGTTATAACAGCATTGTCCGAATGAATATATTTATCTCTCTCAAATTCCCAAGGCTCACTACTTGAGCCTGAAACAACATCGTAATATGCATTTATTATTGCATCTACTGATTTTATATCTTTCGCGTATTTTTCTTCGTTTGTTTGTCCGAAAATTGAATTGCAAGCGAAAATTATGCTAATTGATGTAAGTATTATTTTGTTCATATTGATTGTTTTTTTTAATTTTTGCTAACGTTTTTGTGTATGGTTAGTTGCGTGGTTAAGTAACTAATTTAATAAAAATGGAACGACCCAGAGGAAATTCCGTAGGAATTTCCAAGAAGACTTGTACCAAGCAATTAATTATACACGGCTTAAGTTTTTTAGTTTTCTGCAAATTTTATTAATGGTTTTATATTTCCATTGTCAGCTTCTCTTAATGCTATGATATACTCTTTTCTTGTTTCATCTGCTCTAACCATATTTGACTTGTGCCAGCTGAAAATTTCTTTTCCGAAAATAGATTCAATAATTATATCAGCCATCATTCTTGAGTGTCTACCATTTCCATTGGTAAAGCAGTGAATTGCTACGATTCTATGTTTAAATCTAATAGCAATTTCTTTAGGTGGATAAGTCTTGTTTTCTAACCAATATTTAGTGTCATCAATTAGATTTTTCAGTTCTATTCCGATTTGAGTCCATTTTATTCCAATGTTTTTGTCAGTCTTTCTAAATTCACCTGCCCATTTCCAAACATCGCCGTACATTTTTGTGTGTAAATCTTTTATAAACTTTTCAGTCAATATTTTTTCAGGTTTTAAATTAGCTCGAATAGTCCATTCTACAGCTTTTTCAATATTTAACTGTTCAAATTCATCGAGTTCTTTTTGCGTTGTTATTGATTTTAATTTTAGACCTTCTTTTTCGTCTTCATCTAAAGGTGTTTGGCCATCTGCGTATTTTAAATCTAATCCCATAATGACTTTCTCATTTCCCTTTTTATTTCATTAGCCAAGTCATTTATTGAATGTTCAATTTTATCTTCACTGATTCCTTGGTCCTCTAATTTCATATTTTGATTGGTCCTTAAAACAATTTTTCGGGCCAGTTTTTTAGCCTTTAAGTTGATTAGACTTTCGATGGTCCCATCTTTAGGAATAAAACCATAAATAAATTTCATATTCAAGGCATTGCCAACATCCTTTAGTTTATTGATGGTTATCTGACCTGTAGCTTCACGTTCTTCGATTTTTTGAATAGCTCCTTTAGTCAAGTCAAGTTTGGTCCCTAATTGGTCCCTTGTCATATTAAGAGTGGTTCTAATAGTATTTACCCATCCTTTTTGTGGGACCAAGACCATTCCTGCATCTTTAAAATGAGCCAGTTTTTGGTCTAATTGTTCTATGAGTAGTTTTTTCTTGTTTCTCATTTGTCAATATTTTATACATATAAGTATGTAAATTAAAACAAAAGTATACAAATATGTATGAATAAACAAAAAAAAGAATACTTATATGTATTCTTTTGTGTAAATAATTATACACATATGTATGAATAAGTTTGTCTAAAAGGTTCAGATTTAAATTAAAGCCAACATGTTTCTTTAGTTTGTAATATAATATCTTTAACTAGAAAAAGAGGAGAACTATAACGTGTTTTAGAATAACGTTTTTGTGTATGGTTAGTTGCGTGTTGCAAGCACCTAATTTAGTAAATAATGACCAACAAAGAAAGTAGAGTGACTTTCGCCAGAGCAAACTCATACTTTTATTTTTGATGTTTTTTGCCACTAATTCACAAATTTTTCTGCTAAAATTTTGATTCTTTCTATTCTCACGAATAAAAATCTATTCAAATTTTTAAAAAAGAACTCAAAACTTATCTAATTTACCATTTTGTTAGTTAAATTCACTTTGAAAAGCAAAGTATGAGTTTGCTCTGGGACTTTCGCAAGTAGGCTAGAACTAGCAATAAATTATATACGGTGTAACGAAACGTTATTTATTCAGCAGTTTCTCTAAGTTCAAATTAAGAGCTAAAATCCCACCGAATATTTTTCTGTCATTTCCTAGAACATCATATAATGCAGTTAATCCATAATCAAGCCTTAATTCTAATTCTAAAAATTCGTAGATTGAAGTTCCAGCTCCAAGTTGAAATCCAATATTACTATTCTCAAAGTTATCCTTAACATCTTCACCATTAAATTCAGCATTAAGTAAAAATGAAAATCTTGGTCCAATAAGAAGATAAAAACCATCATTGTAATTTTCTCCAAAACTATATTTTAAGCTTGGACTTATATCTAAAAAACTAAAATCAACAACTTCTCCAGCAGCTAAAGTTTTTTGGTTAAATGCTATTAGTGCTTTTGCTCCAATATTTTTAGTAAACCCATAATCAGCAAATCCGCCTACATAAAGTTTAAATTTCTTTGTTCCTGCTTCATTACGTATTGTGCTATTCGATGGGTTTAAAGCACTATTAGCGTATATCTCATAAAGATTTCCGCCTAATGTTATTCCATAATTCAATTCTTGGGCTTGTGAAATTAAAGCAATAAAAAATAGGATTCCTGTAGTAATTTTTTTCATAAAGTTTGGTTTTAATGTTTTATATACGGTGTTAGCACACGTTATTATTTTAAAGTTTCTCAAGTAATTTCGCCTTTTGCTCACTAAATTCCGCTTCTGTCAAAATTCCGCTGTCTTTTAATTTTCCAAGTTTTTCTATTTGTTCCAAAACATTTGGTTCTTGACTATTTTGTGCAATTGGTTCTTTTGGTTTTGATAATTTATTACGAACAAATTCCGCAAATATTCTTGAAGATGCTTTCTCAACATTGTCAATCGAAGCAATATTTCCAGATGTGTGAATTTTTACTTTTCCTAAAATGAGTCCAGTTTCATATTGGATTGAACTTATTTTTTCAAGAGGAAAATCCTCAACTTTTAGTCCGTAAATCATTCCTTTGTCAATGAACACTAAACGTCTATTAGTAGACACTAAAATTCCATTTCCATTATTATACGTTCCTTGAATTATGTGGTCGATTTTTTCATTTTCCGCAAGAATTTGTGGTAACTCGTTGATTTCTTTTCTCCCAAAAAATGTCGAAACATTGCTTAAATTTAGACTTTTAATTTCTGCTTTAATCTCGTATAATTTTTCGTTTATAGAACTGTCAGTTTCTTCTTTTTCTTGAAGAAGATTTTGTATATCAGTTAGTGAATGTTTTTTTAATTTAAACGCAATACTTGGATTTATTTTATTAATTTTTTTGTAGCAAGAAGTGCAAATAACACTACCGTCATTTAATTTACCAGCACCAAATGTTGGTGTATTCATAAATTTTAATTTTACAGAACATACAGAACAATTACTCATATCGTTTAGTTGTTAAATGTTACAGGTTCAGAGTCTTTTCCCTCGTACATTGTATAATAAGTATATTCGCTTTCTCCTTTGTACCAACGATATCTTGCTTGATTAAATCTAAACATATTCAGCACTTCTTGAACTTGGGTTTGAAATTCTTTTTTGTTTTTATTTGCAGCAAAAACTCCACCACTAAAGTTTATATATCTTTTTCCAGTTCCATTAGCTGAAACTTCAATATCGTTTTCCCACATTTTCTTCGCAACAATTTTCGCATATTGTTTTCTCAAATTTGGAAACTCTCGAACCTGTATTCTCGAAACTTTTGATTTTAGATTTTTTCCTAAATTTTGAATTTCAGTCTGTTCT includes these proteins:
- the mscL gene encoding large conductance mechanosensitive channel protein MscL — translated: MTVFFKEFKEFAVKGNMMDMAIGIIIGASFNKVIDVLVKKVLMPPLSLMTDGINLQDKKIILREGTFDEAGKVIADDVVIQYGALAEAFMDFIIIGITVFLVVKGMNRLRDKSNDTKDKTVKTPKDIQLLTDLNELMAEQNKLLKAQSKNA
- a CDS encoding PLP-dependent aspartate aminotransferase family protein, yielding MSKNNFGLNTICAHVGEIKDEQFKGAVSPIYLSSSYEYMDVDVKRYPRYFNTPNQEHLSKKIAALERKETAMIFGSGMAAISHMFLAFLKSGDHIVVQNTLYGGTSNFIREEFPKFNIDFTFTDGYKVEDFEAAIKPNTKLIHIETPSNPLLTITDIKAVANLGKANNIITSIDNTFASPINQTPGDFGVDLIMHSATKYFGGHSDICAGAVTGSKEHMDRIWNVSKNLGGSLSDFTVWMLERSMKTMGLRVKRQTKNAGKMAKWLEKNDAVKKVYYPGLKSHPEHELAKAQMHGFGAMLSFELVDGLDSDKFQKALKLIKASLSLAGVESTVLSPAQTSHFLLSQEERDAVGISDGLIRFSVGIESVKDLKNDIQQAINTL
- the rlmF gene encoding 23S rRNA (adenine(1618)-N(6))-methyltransferase RlmF; the protein is MHKKNKHKEDYNFEKLTEVFPELIPHVFVNKYEKQTIDFADAKAVKALNTALLKAHYGIDFWQFPETNLCPPIPGRVDYIHHIAALLKASKLNKNITVLDIGTGASCIYPLLGNAEYNWKFVGTDCNKKSIAYAEKIIIKNKLKKEIQLKHQPNTESVFQGVITATDTFSASICNPPFYKDEAEAFEATTRKLKGLGKLTDSVTRNFAGQAHELCFKGGEKAFLHTYLYESSLFKTQCFWYTSLVSNKDNIKSMKKSLAKLGATTVKVIEMSQGNKKSRVVAWTFLTEKQQQDWNK
- the bshB1 gene encoding bacillithiol biosynthesis deacetylase BshB1; protein product: MKLDILAFGAHPDDIELGAGGTIAKAIAEGKKVGVIDLTKGELGTRGTEETRKAEAANAAEILGLSIRENLGFADGFFTNDKQHQLEVIKMLRKYQPEIVLCNAIDDRHIDHGKGSKLVSDACFLSGLIKIETMLDGVIQEKWRPKHVYHYIQWKTIEPDFVVDISNFMEIKQKSVNAYQTQFFNSKSNEPETPITSKSFIDSVNYRAKELGRLVGVDYAEGFTVERYITVDSLFDIK
- a CDS encoding mobile mystery protein B; translation: MGLDLKYADGQTPLDEDEKEGLKLKSITTQKELDEFEQLNIEKAVEWTIRANLKPEKILTEKFIKDLHTKMYGDVWKWAGEFRKTDKNIGIKWTQIGIELKNLIDDTKYWLENKTYPPKEIAIRFKHRIVAIHCFTNGNGRHSRMMADIIIESIFGKEIFSWHKSNMVRADETRKEYIIALREADNGNIKPLIKFAEN
- a CDS encoding mobile mystery protein A, producing the protein MRNKKKLLIEQLDQKLAHFKDAGMVLVPQKGWVNTIRTTLNMTRDQLGTKLDLTKGAIQKIEEREATGQITINKLKDVGNALNMKFIYGFIPKDGTIESLINLKAKKLARKIVLRTNQNMKLEDQGISEDKIEHSINDLANEIKREMRKSLWD
- a CDS encoding porin family protein, with the protein product MKKITTGILFFIALISQAQELNYGITLGGNLYEIYANSALNPSNSTIRNEAGTKKFKLYVGGFADYGFTKNIGAKALIAFNQKTLAAGEVVDFSFLDISPSLKYSFGENYNDGFYLLIGPRFSFLLNAEFNGEDVKDNFENSNIGFQLGAGTSIYEFLELELRLDYGLTALYDVLGNDRKIFGGILALNLNLEKLLNK
- a CDS encoding PH domain-containing protein yields the protein MNTPTFGAGKLNDGSVICTSCYKKINKINPSIAFKLKKHSLTDIQNLLQEKEETDSSINEKLYEIKAEIKSLNLSNVSTFFGRKEINELPQILAENEKIDHIIQGTYNNGNGILVSTNRRLVFIDKGMIYGLKVEDFPLEKISSIQYETGLILGKVKIHTSGNIASIDNVEKASSRIFAEFVRNKLSKPKEPIAQNSQEPNVLEQIEKLGKLKDSGILTEAEFSEQKAKLLEKL